One Pseudomonas entomophila genomic window carries:
- a CDS encoding helix-turn-helix domain-containing protein: MPSIRDRNLQLILDAASEEFALHGFNASRVDDIATRAGLPRANVFYTSAPSTRSLTAMLLRGLQPDRHPPSLYQ; this comes from the coding sequence ATGCCCAGTATCCGCGACCGCAACCTGCAACTGATCCTCGACGCCGCCAGCGAAGAGTTCGCCCTCCACGGTTTCAATGCCTCCCGCGTCGACGACATCGCCACCCGCGCCGGCCTGCCCCGGGCCAACGTGTTCTATACTTCCGCACCCAGCACACGCTCGCTGACCGCCATGCTGCTGCGTGGCCTGCAACCCGACCGACACCCACCATCGCTATATCAATAA
- a CDS encoding pyridoxal-phosphate dependent enzyme: protein MPLHIATPLIESRPLSLAAGRPVWLKLEALQPCGSFKLRGVGHACETHHARGARHFVSSSGGNAGLAVAYAGRKLGVPVTVVVPETTTERAKALLRLEDATVVVQGGSWQEANAHAQTLIGPGDAFIHPFDDPLLWQGHASMIDEVAAAGFKPDAVVLSVGGGGLLSGVVEGLERNGWHDVPVLAVETAGAASLHAAIAAGHTVELPAITSVATSLGAKRVAEQALTCARNHPLHSHLVTDREALEACERFLFDHRLLVEPACGAALALLNHPEALPAQGNVLVIVCGGATATLEQIHTWLDQAS, encoded by the coding sequence ATGCCCTTGCACATCGCCACCCCGTTGATCGAGTCCCGCCCACTGTCGCTGGCCGCCGGCCGCCCGGTCTGGCTCAAGCTCGAAGCCTTGCAACCGTGCGGTTCGTTCAAGCTGCGCGGCGTCGGCCATGCCTGCGAAACGCACCATGCCCGAGGCGCCCGCCATTTCGTCTCCTCGTCCGGTGGCAACGCCGGGCTGGCGGTGGCCTACGCCGGGCGCAAGCTGGGTGTGCCGGTCACCGTGGTGGTGCCCGAGACCACCACCGAGCGGGCCAAGGCACTGCTGCGCCTCGAAGACGCCACGGTGGTGGTCCAGGGCGGTTCATGGCAGGAAGCCAACGCCCATGCGCAGACGCTGATCGGCCCAGGCGACGCCTTCATCCACCCCTTCGACGACCCACTGCTGTGGCAGGGCCATGCCAGCATGATCGACGAAGTGGCGGCGGCAGGTTTCAAGCCTGACGCGGTGGTGCTCTCGGTCGGCGGTGGCGGCTTGCTCAGCGGCGTGGTCGAAGGCCTTGAACGCAACGGCTGGCACGATGTGCCGGTGCTCGCCGTGGAAACCGCAGGCGCCGCCTCGCTGCACGCGGCCATCGCCGCCGGGCACACTGTGGAGCTGCCAGCCATCACCTCGGTGGCCACGTCGTTGGGCGCCAAGCGCGTGGCTGAACAGGCGCTGACCTGCGCGCGCAATCATCCGCTGCACAGCCACCTGGTCACGGACCGCGAGGCGCTTGAGGCCTGCGAACGGTTCCTGTTCGACCACCGATTGCTGGTCGAGCCTGCGTGCGGCGCGGCGCTGGCCCTGCTGAACCACCCCGAGGCGCTGCCTGCGCAAGGCAATGTGCTGGTCATCGTCTGCGGCGGTGCCACGGCCACCCTGGAGCAGATCCACACCTGGCTCGACCAGGCGAGCTGA
- a CDS encoding helix-turn-helix transcriptional regulator, translating into MTPSQERQLTLTVLKAALQALGSVAPRNLEILLHDLDHPERSVVAIVNGHLSGRQVGSPILAAPEQDQGFKALMQATADQQGCEPVVLPDYPTTLKGRTLRSATAIFRDRHGHPFASLCVNTDVTGLDAAMAFLQHFQPLGAVPAPSTASEPADMSVLMAEIIQASLQRSGQGRMNKQAKVEAVRVMQERGLFIVKGGVEKAAEALGVTRYTIYNYLEQLRGEHAPAARD; encoded by the coding sequence ATGACCCCCTCCCAAGAACGCCAACTCACCCTCACCGTCCTCAAGGCCGCACTCCAGGCTCTGGGCAGTGTCGCCCCGCGCAACCTGGAAATCCTCCTGCATGACCTCGACCACCCGGAACGCTCCGTGGTGGCCATCGTCAACGGCCACCTTTCCGGCCGCCAGGTTGGTAGCCCGATTCTCGCCGCCCCCGAGCAGGACCAGGGTTTCAAGGCCCTGATGCAGGCCACCGCCGACCAGCAGGGCTGCGAACCGGTGGTGCTGCCCGACTACCCCACCACCTTGAAAGGCCGCACCTTGCGCAGCGCCACGGCGATCTTCCGTGACCGCCACGGCCACCCCTTCGCCAGCCTGTGCGTGAACACCGACGTCACCGGCCTCGACGCGGCCATGGCCTTCCTCCAGCACTTCCAGCCCCTCGGTGCCGTGCCGGCGCCGTCCACCGCCAGCGAGCCCGCCGACATGAGCGTGCTGATGGCCGAGATCATCCAGGCCTCGCTGCAGCGCAGCGGCCAGGGCCGGATGAACAAGCAGGCCAAGGTCGAGGCCGTGCGCGTGATGCAGGAGCGCGGCCTGTTCATCGTCAAGGGTGGCGTGGAGAAAGCCGCCGAAGCCCTTGGTGTGACCCGCTACACCATCTACAACTACCTGGAGCAGCTGCGCGGCGAACACGCGCCGGCTGCCCGCGACTGA
- a CDS encoding amidase, which translates to MIEVTEVSIAELRDALESGRTTAVELVKAYLARIDAYDGADTATALNAVVVRNPEALNEAAASDARRARGQTLGPLDGIPYTAKDSYLVKGLTAASGSPAFKDLVAQRDAFTVERLRAGGAICLGKTNMPPMANGGMQRGVYGRAESPYNANYLTAPFASGSSNGAGTATAASYSAFGLAEETWSSGRGPASNNGLCAYTPSRGVISVRGNWPLTPTMDVVVPYARTMADLLEILDVVVADDADKRGDLWRLQPWVPIPAASSVRPASYLDLAANADSLKGKRFGVPRMYINADAEAGTSEKPGIGGPTGQRIHTRASVIDLWQQARQALEAAGAEVVETDFPLVSNCEGDRPGAPTVYNRGIVSKEFLHDELWELSGWAFDDFLRANDDPKLNRLADVDGPQIFPHDPGTLPNREDDLAAGMDEYVNMAKRGLKAWDQIATVPDGLRGLEQTRKQDLEDWMDEKGLDAVLFPTVADVGPADADVNPESADIAWSNGIWVANGNLAIRHLGVPTVTVPMGVMADIGMPVGLTFAGRAYSDNNLLKFAAAFESTGSRRMIPPRTPKLG; encoded by the coding sequence ATGATCGAGGTAACCGAGGTTTCCATTGCCGAGCTGCGCGACGCGCTCGAGTCCGGCCGCACCACTGCGGTCGAGCTGGTGAAGGCCTACCTGGCCCGCATCGACGCCTACGATGGAGCCGACACCGCCACCGCCCTCAACGCCGTGGTGGTGCGCAACCCTGAAGCGCTCAACGAGGCCGCGGCCTCCGATGCCCGTCGCGCCCGCGGCCAGACCCTCGGCCCGCTGGACGGCATCCCCTACACCGCCAAGGACAGCTACCTGGTCAAGGGCCTGACCGCCGCCTCCGGCAGCCCGGCGTTCAAGGACCTGGTCGCCCAGCGCGACGCCTTCACCGTCGAGCGCCTGCGCGCCGGCGGCGCCATCTGCCTGGGCAAGACCAACATGCCGCCCATGGCCAACGGCGGCATGCAGCGCGGCGTCTATGGCCGCGCCGAAAGCCCGTACAACGCCAACTACCTGACCGCGCCGTTCGCCTCCGGCTCCTCCAACGGCGCCGGTACCGCCACCGCCGCCAGCTACAGCGCCTTCGGCCTGGCCGAGGAAACCTGGTCCAGTGGCCGTGGCCCGGCTTCGAACAATGGCCTGTGCGCCTACACCCCGTCGCGCGGGGTGATCTCGGTGCGCGGCAACTGGCCGCTGACCCCGACCATGGATGTGGTCGTGCCCTACGCGCGGACCATGGCCGACCTGCTGGAAATTCTGGACGTGGTGGTGGCCGACGACGCCGACAAACGCGGCGACCTGTGGCGCTTGCAGCCGTGGGTGCCGATCCCGGCCGCCTCGAGCGTGCGCCCGGCCTCGTACCTGGATTTGGCGGCGAACGCCGACTCGCTCAAGGGCAAGCGTTTCGGCGTGCCACGCATGTATATCAACGCCGACGCCGAAGCCGGTACTTCCGAGAAACCCGGCATTGGCGGCCCGACCGGCCAGCGCATCCACACCCGCGCCAGCGTGATCGACCTGTGGCAACAGGCGCGTCAGGCCCTGGAAGCGGCCGGCGCCGAAGTGGTCGAGACCGACTTCCCGCTGGTCTCCAACTGCGAGGGCGATCGCCCCGGCGCACCAACCGTGTACAACCGCGGTATCGTCAGCAAGGAATTCCTGCATGACGAGCTGTGGGAGCTGTCCGGCTGGGCCTTCGACGATTTCCTGCGCGCCAACGACGACCCCAAGCTCAACCGCCTGGCCGATGTCGACGGGCCGCAGATCTTCCCCCACGACCCGGGCACCCTGCCCAACCGTGAGGACGACCTGGCCGCCGGCATGGACGAGTACGTCAACATGGCCAAGCGCGGGCTCAAGGCCTGGGACCAGATCGCCACCGTGCCCGATGGCCTGCGTGGCCTGGAACAGACCCGCAAGCAAGACCTGGAAGACTGGATGGACGAAAAGGGCCTGGACGCGGTGCTGTTCCCGACCGTGGCCGACGTGGGCCCGGCCGACGCCGACGTCAACCCCGAATCGGCGGACATCGCCTGGAGCAACGGTATCTGGGTGGCCAACGGTAACCTGGCGATTCGTCACCTGGGCGTACCGACCGTGACCGTGCCCATGGGCGTGATGGCCGATATCGGCATGCCGGTGGGCCTGACCTTCGCGGGCCGCGCGTACAGCGACAACAATCTGTTGAAATTCGCCGCTGCCTTCGAGTCGACCGGCTCGCGGCGCATGATCCCGCCGCGCACCCCCAAGCTGGGCTGA
- the yghU gene encoding glutathione-dependent disulfide-bond oxidoreductase → MSKHPYQPPKVWTHEAPSGGQFASINRPVAGPTHDKDLPVGKHPLQLYSLATPNGVKVTILLEELLALGHTGAEYDAWLIRIGEGDQFGSGFVGVNPNSKIPALLDRSVEPPVRVFESGSILLYLAEKFGALLPTSLAARTETLNWLFWQMGSAPYLGGGFGHFYVYAPEKFEYAINRFTMEAKRQLDVLDRRLAESAYLGGDEYSIADIAVWPWYGQLVRGNLYGAAEFLAVHEYPHVQRWAEAIAQRPAVQRGTRVNRTWGDEASQVPERHSAKDLG, encoded by the coding sequence ATGAGCAAGCACCCTTACCAGCCGCCCAAGGTCTGGACCCACGAGGCCCCGTCCGGCGGCCAGTTCGCCAGCATCAACCGCCCGGTGGCCGGCCCGACCCACGACAAGGACCTGCCCGTGGGCAAGCACCCGCTGCAGTTGTACTCGCTGGCCACGCCCAACGGCGTGAAGGTGACCATTCTGCTCGAAGAGCTGCTGGCCCTCGGCCACACGGGCGCCGAATACGACGCCTGGCTGATCCGCATCGGCGAAGGCGACCAGTTCGGCAGCGGCTTCGTCGGGGTCAACCCGAACTCGAAGATCCCCGCCCTGCTCGACCGCAGTGTCGAGCCACCAGTACGGGTGTTCGAGTCCGGCTCTATCCTGCTTTACCTGGCCGAAAAGTTCGGCGCACTCCTGCCCACGTCGCTGGCTGCGCGCACAGAGACGCTCAACTGGCTGTTCTGGCAGATGGGCTCGGCGCCGTACCTGGGTGGCGGTTTCGGCCATTTCTACGTGTATGCGCCGGAAAAGTTCGAGTACGCCATCAACCGCTTCACCATGGAAGCCAAGCGCCAGCTCGATGTGCTCGACCGCCGCCTGGCCGAAAGCGCCTACCTGGGCGGTGACGAATACAGCATCGCCGACATCGCCGTGTGGCCGTGGTATGGCCAGCTGGTGCGCGGCAACCTGTACGGCGCGGCCGAGTTCCTGGCCGTGCACGAATACCCGCATGTGCAACGCTGGGCCGAAGCCATCGCCCAGCGCCCCGCGGTGCAGCGCGGCACCCGGGTCAACCGCACCTGGGGTGACGAAGCCAGCCAGGTGCCGGAGCGCCACTCGGCAAAAGACCTGGGCTAA
- a CDS encoding DUF6216 family protein has translation MSASTDLSLMNDIIAPLKEAQPLLYVLGVVLLMFLAWLRAGSAHFLLQRIWWLIAGSKRFNDDQLNEHWKALRDVEGMRFLTRIRFPNTRAANRALALIEQHDIALNDLTRTRYFFDPETTRMKDPGLASRKRSAVAVLVLVMIVLMPASYLFGQDKALLAVKKSGTNFWTNGQTAEPLLGNSWQLTAEHCKSGPPVLAPEDNQVICEILTDPPQEHLQRLTRSQRIFGGSVSLLLILGICVICQRLATAQLADKLYRKLNPPTPCTCQANANG, from the coding sequence ATGTCAGCCTCCACTGACCTGTCACTGATGAATGACATCATCGCGCCACTCAAGGAAGCGCAACCTCTGCTTTATGTCCTCGGCGTGGTACTGCTGATGTTCCTGGCCTGGCTCAGGGCCGGTTCCGCGCACTTCCTGCTGCAGCGGATCTGGTGGTTGATCGCCGGCAGCAAGCGCTTCAACGATGACCAGCTGAACGAGCATTGGAAAGCCCTGCGTGACGTCGAAGGCATGCGCTTTCTCACGCGCATCCGCTTCCCCAACACCCGCGCCGCGAACCGGGCGCTGGCGCTGATCGAGCAACACGACATCGCCCTGAACGACCTGACCCGCACCAGGTACTTCTTCGACCCGGAAACCACGCGAATGAAAGACCCGGGCCTCGCCTCGCGCAAGCGCTCGGCCGTGGCCGTACTCGTGCTGGTCATGATCGTGCTCATGCCTGCCTCCTACCTGTTCGGCCAGGACAAGGCACTGTTGGCGGTCAAGAAGTCCGGAACCAACTTCTGGACCAACGGCCAGACGGCTGAGCCTCTGCTTGGAAACAGCTGGCAACTCACCGCGGAGCACTGCAAATCCGGCCCACCGGTACTCGCCCCCGAGGACAACCAGGTCATCTGCGAAATCCTCACCGATCCACCGCAGGAACACCTGCAACGCCTGACCCGGAGCCAGCGCATCTTCGGAGGGAGCGTGAGCCTGCTGCTGATACTGGGTATCTGCGTGATCTGCCAGCGGCTGGCGACCGCCCAGCTGGCCGACAAGCTCTATCGCAAACTCAACCCGCCCACTCCCTGCACCTGCCAGGCGAACGCCAACGGCTGA
- a CDS encoding TonB-dependent receptor, translating to MSRFNKLHTLAACLAVSLPALADDHERTPLTLPSTAVTETREPSVIDLATPTQAGSRLNLSALETPASTSSITAEQILQRNNLTVQDAVTRSPGITFIGTPGDGGTGLSARGFSGQGSVMTLFDGARLYTGAGTLTFPVDPWMVERIDVLRGPASVLYGEGATGAAVNVIPKKPFAGEIHNHLRLGYGSWDRQQLGLDSGGSLSERLSYRVTLNKQEGNGWVDRTDSRNLSLSAALRFDASDDLSFTLAHERGDAEPANYYGTPLIDGHYRDSLRKKNYNVRNDVQRYHDEWTRLTTDWTLSDTVSASNQLYYIKSRRHWRNAEDYTWNADEGLLQRGSYLEIKHNQEQFGDRQSFTFDHGLFGLASKTVVGVEYNKIRFNVDSNSPYIDDGVDLVDPWNPAPGGFHSASPLRPQTLSSTHTVALFAENRTQLTERLSLVTGVRRDQNHIDRDNLVDGSRSDVSLRGGNWRAGLVYALSDDLSVYGQYSTSEDGVGNLISLSQKQMDFDLTEAKQTELGVKQRFWEGQGEWTLAAYHIVKKKLLVYDPASKTQQQAGQQTSDGLEASLELALGNQWQLSANAALVRAKYDEYLQNTAQGVMDRAGNRPANVPRRTANLWLSKGFGQAVDAGMGLRYVDERYASVDNEQSAPGYTVVDANLGWQVLPDVRLGLQVNNLFNRDYVVSAHSGEQWLLGAPRSYFATVDYSF from the coding sequence ATGTCCCGATTCAACAAACTTCACACCCTGGCGGCCTGCCTGGCCGTCTCGCTCCCGGCCCTGGCCGACGACCATGAGCGTACCCCGCTCACCCTGCCCTCCACGGCGGTCACCGAGACCCGCGAACCTTCGGTCATCGACCTGGCCACCCCGACCCAGGCCGGTTCACGCTTGAACCTCAGCGCCCTGGAAACCCCGGCCAGCACCAGCAGCATCACCGCCGAGCAGATCCTGCAACGCAACAACCTCACGGTGCAGGACGCCGTGACCCGCTCCCCGGGCATCACCTTCATCGGCACCCCGGGCGATGGCGGCACCGGCCTGTCGGCACGCGGCTTCAGCGGCCAGGGCTCGGTGATGACACTGTTCGACGGCGCGCGGCTGTACACCGGCGCCGGCACCCTCACCTTCCCGGTCGACCCGTGGATGGTCGAGCGCATCGATGTGCTGCGCGGCCCGGCGTCGGTGCTGTACGGCGAAGGCGCCACCGGCGCGGCGGTCAACGTGATCCCGAAAAAACCCTTCGCCGGCGAAATCCACAACCACCTGCGCCTGGGCTACGGCTCCTGGGACCGCCAGCAACTGGGCCTGGACAGCGGCGGCAGCCTGAGCGAACGCCTGAGCTACCGGGTCACCCTGAACAAGCAGGAAGGCAACGGCTGGGTCGACCGCACCGACTCGCGCAACCTGTCGCTCAGCGCCGCCCTGCGCTTCGATGCCAGCGATGACCTGAGTTTCACCCTCGCCCACGAACGGGGCGACGCCGAGCCTGCCAACTACTACGGCACGCCGCTGATCGACGGCCACTACCGCGACAGCCTGCGCAAGAAGAACTACAACGTGCGCAACGATGTGCAGCGCTACCACGACGAGTGGACGCGCCTGACCACCGACTGGACCCTCAGCGACACGGTCTCGGCCAGCAACCAGCTGTACTACATCAAGAGCCGCCGCCACTGGCGCAACGCCGAGGACTACACCTGGAATGCCGATGAAGGCCTGCTGCAACGGGGCAGCTACCTGGAGATCAAGCACAACCAGGAGCAGTTCGGCGACCGCCAGAGCTTCACCTTCGACCACGGGCTGTTCGGCCTGGCCAGCAAGACCGTGGTGGGTGTCGAGTACAACAAGATCCGCTTCAACGTCGACAGCAATTCGCCCTACATCGACGACGGCGTCGACCTGGTCGACCCGTGGAACCCGGCACCGGGCGGGTTCCACAGCGCCTCGCCGCTGCGCCCGCAGACCCTGTCCAGCACCCACACCGTCGCGCTGTTCGCGGAAAACCGCACCCAGCTGACCGAGCGCCTGTCGCTGGTCACCGGCGTGCGCCGCGACCAGAACCACATCGACCGCGACAACCTGGTCGATGGTTCGCGCAGCGACGTCAGCCTGCGTGGCGGCAACTGGCGCGCCGGGCTGGTCTATGCGCTCAGCGACGACCTGTCGGTCTATGGGCAGTACTCCACCAGTGAGGACGGCGTCGGCAACCTGATCAGCCTCAGCCAGAAGCAGATGGACTTCGACCTCACCGAGGCGAAACAGACCGAACTCGGCGTCAAGCAACGCTTCTGGGAAGGCCAAGGCGAATGGACCCTGGCGGCCTACCATATCGTCAAGAAGAAGCTGTTGGTCTACGACCCGGCCAGCAAGACCCAGCAGCAGGCCGGGCAGCAAACTTCCGACGGCCTGGAAGCCTCGCTGGAACTGGCGCTGGGCAACCAGTGGCAGCTGTCGGCCAACGCCGCGCTGGTGCGGGCCAAGTACGACGAGTACCTGCAAAACACCGCGCAAGGGGTGATGGACCGTGCCGGCAACCGCCCCGCCAACGTGCCGCGGCGCACCGCCAACCTGTGGCTGAGCAAGGGTTTCGGCCAGGCGGTGGATGCCGGCATGGGCCTGCGTTATGTCGATGAACGCTATGCCAGCGTCGACAATGAACAGTCCGCGCCGGGCTATACCGTGGTGGATGCGAACCTCGGCTGGCAGGTGCTGCCGGACGTGCGCCTCGGCCTGCAAGTGAACAACCTGTTCAACCGCGACTATGTGGTTTCGGCCCACAGCGGCGAACAATGGCTGCTGGGCGCGCCGCGTTCGTACTTCGCCACGGTCGACTACAGCTTCTGA
- a CDS encoding MFS transporter, with protein MARSSSQAKKATASGWIGSALEYYDFFIYAQAAALIFPQIFFPSTDPKMAIIASLATYGVGYLARPLGAFVLGHWGDTRGRKNVLLLCMFLMGLSTMAVGLLPTYHDIGLLAPALLVLLRLVQGFAVAGEISGASSMIMEHAPFGRRGYYASYTLQGVQAGQVMAAAVFLPLAYFMPSEAFNEWGWRIPFLMSALVLVAGFIIRKEVHETPAFVQEEQQAKVAKSPISEAFRHSWKHMVLVMFMALMNVIPVVATIFGAAYAVQPAYGVGFDKSVYLWIPVVGNIVAVLVIPFVGNLSDRIGRRPTMIAGCLGSGLLAFVYLYAISIQNVPLAFAASIVMWGMVYQGYNAVFPSFYPELFQTRYRVSAMAIAQNVGTMLTAMLPALFATVAPPGSDNIPLVVGGLAFFITCVCAFAAYLAPETHRLAMEDLGNPQATPMAQEAYEANRKGSLKAFGH; from the coding sequence ATGGCCCGCTCAAGCTCCCAAGCCAAGAAAGCCACCGCCAGCGGATGGATCGGCTCTGCCCTCGAGTACTACGACTTCTTCATCTACGCCCAGGCCGCGGCGCTGATCTTTCCGCAGATCTTCTTCCCCTCCACCGACCCGAAGATGGCCATCATCGCCTCGCTGGCCACCTACGGCGTCGGCTACCTGGCCCGCCCGTTGGGCGCCTTCGTGCTCGGCCACTGGGGCGACACCCGCGGGCGCAAGAACGTGCTGCTGCTGTGCATGTTCCTGATGGGCTTGTCGACCATGGCCGTGGGCCTGCTGCCCACCTACCACGACATCGGCCTGCTCGCCCCGGCGCTGCTGGTGCTGCTGCGCCTGGTCCAGGGCTTCGCCGTGGCCGGCGAGATCTCCGGGGCCAGCTCGATGATCATGGAGCACGCACCGTTCGGCCGCCGTGGCTACTACGCCAGCTACACGCTGCAAGGCGTGCAGGCCGGCCAGGTGATGGCGGCGGCGGTGTTCCTGCCGCTGGCCTACTTCATGCCGAGCGAGGCCTTCAACGAATGGGGCTGGCGCATTCCGTTCCTGATGAGCGCGCTGGTGCTGGTGGCCGGCTTCATCATCCGCAAGGAGGTCCACGAGACCCCGGCCTTCGTCCAGGAGGAGCAGCAGGCCAAGGTGGCCAAGTCGCCGATCAGCGAAGCCTTCCGCCACAGCTGGAAGCACATGGTGCTGGTGATGTTCATGGCGTTGATGAACGTGATCCCGGTGGTCGCCACCATCTTCGGCGCGGCCTACGCGGTGCAGCCGGCCTACGGCGTCGGCTTCGACAAGAGCGTGTACCTGTGGATCCCGGTGGTGGGCAATATCGTCGCGGTGCTGGTGATCCCCTTCGTCGGCAACCTCTCCGACCGGATCGGCCGCCGCCCGACCATGATCGCCGGCTGCCTGGGCTCGGGCCTGCTGGCGTTCGTCTACCTGTATGCGATCAGCATTCAGAACGTGCCGCTGGCCTTCGCCGCCTCGATCGTCATGTGGGGCATGGTCTACCAGGGCTACAACGCGGTGTTCCCAAGCTTCTACCCCGAGCTGTTCCAGACCCGCTACCGGGTCTCGGCCATGGCCATCGCGCAGAACGTCGGCACCATGCTCACCGCCATGCTGCCGGCGCTGTTCGCCACCGTGGCGCCACCGGGCTCGGACAACATCCCGCTGGTGGTGGGCGGGCTGGCGTTCTTCATCACCTGCGTGTGCGCGTTCGCGGCGTACCTGGCGCCGGAGACCCACCGGCTGGCCATGGAAGACCTGGGCAACCCGCAGGCAACGCCCATGGCGCAGGAAGCCTATGAAGCCAACCGCAAGGGCAGCCTGAAAGCGTTCGGGCACTGA
- the quiC gene encoding 3-dehydroshikimate dehydratase QuiC, translating into MQRSIATVSLSGTLPEKLEAIAAAGFDGVEIFENDLLYYAGSPREVRQMCADLGIAITLFQPFRDFEGCRRDRLHKQLDRAERKFDLMQELGTDLVLVCSNVQPDALGEEQLLADDLRLLAEHAGDRGLRIGYEALAWGRHVNTYQQAWNLVRQADHPALGLILDSFHTLSLKGDPGAIRDIPGDKIFFVQMADAPILAMDVLEWSRHFRCFPGQGELNLAGFLAPILATGYRGPLSLEIFNDGFRAAPPRQNAADGLRSLLYLEEKTRRQLEREARQVEPGVLFAPPAASRYDGVEFLEFAVDEAVGARLGVWLKRLGFAEAGEHRSKAVRLLRQGDINIVLNAEPYSFAHNFFEAHGPSLCATALRVKEGQAALQRATAYRGQPFRGLVGPNERQIPAVRAPDGSLLYLVEQEAHGQTIYDSDFHLAPGAQGTGGLQRIDHMALALPAEALDSWVLFYKSLFDFTADDEVVLPDPYGLVKSRALRSPCGTLRVPLNISENRNTAIAHALSSYRGSGVHHIAFDCDDIFLEVVRAKEAGVPLLEIPLNYYDDLAARFEFDDEFLSELAYYNVLYDRDAQGGELFHVYTEPFEERFFFEIIQRKGGYAGYGAANVAVRLAAMAKRRSGAGRKPVL; encoded by the coding sequence ATGCAGCGTTCGATTGCCACCGTGTCCCTCAGCGGCACCCTGCCGGAAAAGCTCGAAGCCATCGCCGCCGCAGGTTTCGACGGCGTCGAGATCTTCGAGAACGACTTGCTGTACTACGCCGGTAGCCCGCGCGAGGTACGTCAGATGTGCGCCGACCTCGGTATCGCCATCACCTTGTTCCAGCCCTTTCGTGATTTCGAAGGCTGCCGCCGCGACCGTTTGCACAAGCAGCTCGACCGCGCCGAGCGCAAGTTCGACCTGATGCAGGAGCTGGGCACCGACCTGGTGCTGGTGTGCAGCAACGTGCAGCCCGACGCCCTGGGCGAAGAGCAGCTGCTGGCGGACGACCTGCGCCTGCTCGCCGAGCATGCCGGTGATCGCGGCCTGCGCATCGGCTACGAGGCCCTGGCCTGGGGGCGCCACGTCAACACCTACCAGCAGGCCTGGAACCTGGTGCGCCAGGCCGACCACCCGGCGCTGGGGTTGATCCTCGACAGCTTCCACACCCTGTCGCTCAAGGGCGACCCCGGGGCCATCCGCGATATCCCTGGTGACAAGATCTTCTTCGTGCAGATGGCCGACGCGCCGATCCTGGCCATGGATGTGCTGGAGTGGAGCCGGCATTTTCGCTGTTTCCCGGGGCAGGGTGAGCTGAACCTGGCCGGCTTCCTCGCACCGATACTCGCCACCGGCTATCGCGGCCCGCTGTCGCTGGAAATCTTCAACGATGGCTTCCGCGCGGCGCCGCCCCGGCAGAATGCCGCGGACGGTTTGCGTTCGCTGTTGTACCTGGAGGAGAAGACCCGTCGCCAGCTCGAGCGCGAAGCGCGGCAGGTTGAGCCCGGCGTGCTGTTCGCGCCGCCCGCGGCCAGCCGCTACGACGGCGTGGAGTTCCTCGAGTTCGCGGTCGACGAGGCGGTGGGCGCGCGGCTCGGGGTGTGGCTCAAGCGCCTGGGCTTCGCCGAGGCAGGCGAGCACCGCAGCAAGGCCGTGCGCCTGCTGCGCCAGGGTGACATCAACATCGTGCTCAACGCCGAACCCTACTCCTTCGCCCACAACTTCTTCGAGGCCCATGGGCCGTCGCTGTGCGCCACTGCCTTGCGGGTGAAGGAGGGCCAGGCGGCCTTGCAGCGCGCCACCGCCTACCGGGGCCAGCCGTTCCGTGGCCTGGTCGGCCCCAACGAGCGGCAGATCCCGGCGGTACGCGCCCCGGATGGCAGCCTGCTGTACCTGGTGGAGCAGGAGGCCCACGGCCAGACCATCTACGACAGCGATTTCCACCTCGCGCCGGGTGCGCAGGGCACAGGTGGCCTGCAACGGATCGACCACATGGCCCTGGCCCTGCCGGCCGAGGCGCTGGACAGCTGGGTGCTGTTCTACAAGAGCCTGTTCGACTTCACCGCCGATGACGAGGTGGTGCTCCCCGACCCCTACGGCCTGGTCAAGAGCCGCGCGCTGCGCAGCCCCTGTGGCACGTTGCGGGTGCCGCTGAACATCTCCGAGAACCGCAACACCGCCATCGCCCATGCGCTGTCCAGCTACCGGGGTTCGGGGGTGCACCATATCGCCTTCGACTGCGACGACATCTTCCTGGAAGTGGTGCGGGCCAAGGAGGCCGGGGTGCCGTTGCTGGAAATCCCGCTGAACTACTACGACGACCTGGCGGCGCGGTTCGAGTTCGACGACGAGTTCCTCAGCGAGCTGGCGTACTACAACGTGCTGTACGACCGCGACGCCCAGGGCGGTGAGCTGTTCCACGTGTACACCGAGCCGTTCGAGGAGCGCTTCTTCTTCGAGATCATCCAGCGCAAGGGCGGCTATGCCGGGTATGGCGCGGCCAATGTCGCGGTGCGCCTGGCGGCGATGGCCAAGCGGCGCAGTGGGGCGGGGCGCAAACCGGTGTTGTAG